From Epinephelus lanceolatus isolate andai-2023 chromosome 12, ASM4190304v1, whole genome shotgun sequence, the proteins below share one genomic window:
- the LOC117271961 gene encoding carbonic anhydrase codes for MSHGWGYGSTNGPDTWGVEYPVANGPRQSPINIVPKEAKYDPTLKALKLKYDPSNASGILNNGHSFQVDFVDDTDSSTLTGGPISGTYRLKQFHFHWGASDDRGSEHTVNGIKFPCELHLVHWNTKYPSFKDAAGEPDGLAVVGVFLKIGSANPRLQKVLDGLDAIQTKGKQTVFANFDAKTLLPGSLDYWTYDGSLTTPPLLESVTWIVLKEPISVSPAQMCKFRSLLFTGEGEPPCCMVDNYRPPQPLKGRQVRASFR; via the exons ATGTCTCACGGATGGGGATACGGATCAACTAACG GACCTGACACGTGGGGAGTAGAATATCCTGTAGCTAATGGGCCCAGACAGTCTCCCATCAACATTGTCCCTAAGGAGGCCAAGTATGACCCCACTCTGAAGGCTCTGAAACTCAAGTATGATCCCTCCAACGCCAGTGGAATTCTCAACAACGGACACTCCTTCCAAGTGGACTTTGTGGACGACACAGACAGTtcca CCCTGACAGGAGGTCCTATTTCTGGAACGTACCGTTTGAAGCagtttcatttccactggggaGCCAGTGATGACAGAGGCTCCGAACACACTGTCAACGGCATCAAGTTCCCCTGTGAG CTTCACCTGGTGCACTGGAACACAAAGTACCCAAGCTTTAAAGATGCAGCCGGTGAGCCTGATGGACTCGCAGTGGTTGGGGTCTTTCTCAAG ATTGGTTCTGCCAATCCCAGGCTTCAGAAAGTTCTGGATGGCTTGGATGCTATCCAGACCAAG GGAAAGCAGACCGTCTTTGCTAACTTTGACGCAAAGACTCTTCTTCCTGGTTCTCTGGATTATTGGACCTATGATGGCTCTCTGACGACGCCTCCCCTGTTGGAGAGTGTTACCTGGATTGTCCTCAAGGAGCCAATCAGTGTCAGCCCGGCACAG ATGTGTAAATTCCGCAGCCTCCTCTTTACAGGAGAAGGAGAACCTCCATGCTGCATGGTCGACAACTACCGGCCTCCTCAACCTCTGAAGGGCCGTCAAGTCCGTGCTTCCTTCAGATAA